CTTAGCTTAGTATACCCAAAATATAAAATATACAGCTATGAGAGAATTTGAAAATGAAGGAACTACTATTAATTATCATATTTATGGTAAAGGAGATATTACCTTATTGTTTGTTCATGGCGCTTATATCGATCAGTCATATTGGGCAGAACAGGTAGACTTTTTTAAACATGAATATGAGGTGGTTACTTTAGACCTTGCGGGTCATGGTAAATCGGGTAGGTCACGTAGTAAGTGGTCTATAGAAGGCCTCGCTGATGATATTGTGGCTTCAATCAAGCACAATCACCTGGAAAACGTAATCCTGATCGGCCATTCTCTGGGTGCTGATCTTAACCTGATCGCGGCCACAAAATTCCCGGATCCTGTGATTGGTTTTATTGTGGTGGATAATTTTAAAAATTTAGCGACCCCTTTGGCGCCGGAATTTCATGATCAGGTGGAGGAAATACTTGAAAATCTGAAGAAAGATTTTGCAGGAACCAATGAGCAATATGCAAGGATGGTTTTAGTTTCACCAAAGACACCTGCAACTATTACAGAACGGATAGTTGAAGATTACCGGAATACATATGAGCCCATGGGACAAGCAACCATGCCCGAATTTTTCACGATGGATCAGGTGGAAAAAGAATTGCTTCCCCATTTAAAACTGAAAATTTACCTGATCAATGTGAGCTATATTCCTACTAATATGGAGGCATTAAAAGAGAATGCAATGAATGGTTTTGAATTGAGGGAGATCACCGGTACCTGTCATTATCCGATGATTGAACACCCGAAAGAGTTTAATCAGCTGTTGACTGAAACGATCAATACGATACGGTCGTAAAGTCAAGACTGTTATGCGCTTCATGAATTTCTTAGAGACAAATTCAAATCCTCAAAACATTTGTCTTTGGATTACGTTTATGTAAAATGCCAAACACTGCTCCTCATCAGAATGAAATTCCAAATACGCCGACCATCAGGACGGTGCAAAAACTTTCTTATCTCATGGATGAGCAGTTCCGTATTCCGGGAACAAAATTCCGCTTCGGATTGGACCCTATATTTAACCTTATCCCTTTTGCGGGAGATTTTGCGGGGTTTATCATTTCCGGTGGATTGGTGCTGGCGATGTCCAGTAAAGGTTTAACGAGTAAGATTGTGGTGTTGATGTGTCTCAATATTTTACTGGATGCTACCATAGGAGCTATTCCTGGAATTGGTCAGATCTGGGATTTCTTCTTCAAATCAAACACCAGGAATATGAAACTCATGGAAGAGTATTACCATGAAGGAAAGCACCAGGGAAGTGGGAAGAATACCATTCTTTTAGCATTAGGAATGCTTTTCT
This region of Pedobacter steynii genomic DNA includes:
- a CDS encoding alpha/beta fold hydrolase — its product is MREFENEGTTINYHIYGKGDITLLFVHGAYIDQSYWAEQVDFFKHEYEVVTLDLAGHGKSGRSRSKWSIEGLADDIVASIKHNHLENVILIGHSLGADLNLIAATKFPDPVIGFIVVDNFKNLATPLAPEFHDQVEEILENLKKDFAGTNEQYARMVLVSPKTPATITERIVEDYRNTYEPMGQATMPEFFTMDQVEKELLPHLKLKIYLINVSYIPTNMEALKENAMNGFELREITGTCHYPMIEHPKEFNQLLTETINTIRS
- a CDS encoding DUF4112 domain-containing protein, which produces MPNTAPHQNEIPNTPTIRTVQKLSYLMDEQFRIPGTKFRFGLDPIFNLIPFAGDFAGFIISGGLVLAMSSKGLTSKIVVLMCLNILLDATIGAIPGIGQIWDFFFKSNTRNMKLMEEYYHEGKHQGSGKNTILLALGMLFFILIILLVILWYTVAWIISLF